The following coding sequences lie in one Primulina huaijiensis isolate GDHJ02 chromosome 2, ASM1229523v2, whole genome shotgun sequence genomic window:
- the LOC140962733 gene encoding probable serine/threonine-protein phosphatase 2A regulatory subunit B'' subunit TON2, with the protein MYSGSSDGEGHDTSVPRKIPPASSMLWVRNIRRYIGSGAGLGSEALMELETKRILLEIFKEKQQKNAEAGTIPSFYKKKPEEGSISHRVQRLAKYRFLKKQSDLLLNADDLDAMWVCLRENCVIDDATGAEKMNYEDFCHIASVCTEQIGPKCRRFFSPSNFMKFEKDELGRIAILPFYLYVMRTVSLTQARIDMSELDEDSDGFLQPHEMESYIGGLIRNLAQLRDMPGAFVQMYCRIAAHKFFFFCDPHKRGKACIKKVLLSNCLQELMELHQESEEEVTDNEQAENWFSLTSAQRICDMFLALDKDMNGTLSKQELRDYADGTLTDIFIERVFDEHVRRGKSGGGNAREMDFESFLDFVLSLENKDTTEGLTYLFRCLDLGGRGFLTTADIHTLFRDVHQKWIEGGNYELCIEDVRDEIWDMVKPSDPLMITLDDLLACKQGGTVASMLIDVRGFWAHDNRENLLQEEEEPEEEPQG; encoded by the exons ATGTATAGTGGATCGAGTGATGGCGAAGGTCACGATACGTCTGTGCCAAGGAAAATTCCGCCTGCTTCTTCGATGCTTTGGGTCCGAAACATTCGCAGATATATCGGATCTGGAGCGGGCCTAGGCTCCGAAGCTCTCATGG AACTAGAAACGAAAAGGATTTtgctagaaatttttaaagagaaGCAACAAAAGAATGCTGAAGCTGGCACGATCCCAAGCTTCTACAAGAAG AAACCAGAAGAAGGTTCCATCAGCCATAGGGTACAGAGGCTGGCAAAGTATCGGTTTCTGAAG aaacaatctGATCTTCTGCTAAATGCTGATGATTTGGATGCTATGTGGGTTTGCTTAAGGGAAAATTGTGTCATAGATGATGCCACGGGTGCTGAAAAG ATGAACTATGAAGACTTTTGCCACATTGCCTCTGTATGTACGGAACAAATAGGCCCTAAATGTCGACGTTTTTTCAGTCCTTCAAATTTCATGAAGTTTGAGAAAGATGAACTGGGAAGAATCGCCATCCTACCTTTCTATCTTTATGTAATGCGTACG GTTTCACTTACTCAAGCCAGAATCGATATGAGTGAGCTTGACGAGGATTCTGATGGCTTTCTCCAGCCTCAT GAAATGGAATCATATATTGGAGGTCTTATTCGTAATTTGGCACAACTGCGGGATATGCCGGGAGCTTTTGTGCAGATGTACTGTCGTATAGCTGCACACaagtttttcttcttttgtgaTCCTCATAAACGAG GTAAGGCATGCATAAAGAAAGTCCTACTCAGTAATTGTCTCCAGGAATTGATGGAGCTTCACCAG GAAAGCGAGGAAGAAGTTACTGATAATGAACAGGCAGAAAATTGGTTCTCTTTGACTTCTGCTCAACGCATATGTG ACATGTTCCTTGCTCTTGATAAAGACATGAACGGAACGTTGAGCAAACAGGAGCTACGGGATTATGCTGATGGGACATTGACAGACATTTTTATTGAGAGAG TGTTCGATGAGCATGTCCGACGTGGAAAAAGTGGTGGTGGTAATGCTCGAGAGATGGATTTCGAGAGTTTTCTTGACTTTGTTCTGTCCCTAGAGAACAAAGACACTACCGAAGGATTAACGTATTTGTTTCGGTGTCTTGATCTTGGTGGTAGGGGATTCCTTACAACTGCTGACATACACACGCTGTTCAG GGATGTGCATCAAAAATGGATCGAGGGAGGGAACTACGAGCTGTGTATCGAGGATGTAAGAGATGAAATATGGGATATGGTGAAGCCGTCAGATCCGTTGATGATAACATTGGACGATCTTTTGGCTTGCAAACAAGGTGGCACAGTAGCAAGCATGTTAATAGATGTCCGCGGCTTCTGGGCTCATGACAATAGAGAAAACCTTCTGCAAGAAGAGGAAGAGCCAGAAGAGGAACCACAAGGTTGA